A single window of Culicoides brevitarsis isolate CSIRO-B50_1 chromosome 3, AGI_CSIRO_Cbre_v1, whole genome shotgun sequence DNA harbors:
- the LOC134835463 gene encoding odorant receptor 94a-like: MESSWLPYFEFRKNILEVQLKYIGLSIFDPHFKFNWLTAFYWIDISIFTIISCTDLYFFIGQLKEFVFCIVTLPFALFFAIRFYNLQFKRKLIVKLVQEAHYFCMKLRSEKRLVEIALFGKYAEYLKLIAIATNLLVLVAGSGSLILPFLMYPFLQELILPFGFVIPGMDYTQGVGFVASYLYQIFEVLLVVTFAFLPMFHFLTFYVLFGCFHLDCQMIRLRDFNDKLTEINFQTKPIDRIHDLKKLIKMHQTFKEFIGNVDVIFAVQNLLDLLSISFQSITILFFCTTEFWAQGYGIVFAIVTPVFMTCAYGVVLETKGNKLVESIYELNWHLLRVTERRLIVLYLVGTQKMKYFSFGSYLPVNFDTFAKTMKFCANVLIFLVKRQSLHNSGN, encoded by the exons ATGGAAAGCAGTTGGTTGCCCTATTTCGAGTTCCGCAAGAATATTCTTGAGGTTCAGCTGAAGTATATTGGGTTGTCGATTTTCGATCCCCATTTCAAGTTCAACTGGCTCACAGCATTTTACTGGATAGATAtctcaatttttacaataatctCGTGCACTGATCTCTATTTCTTCATCGGTCAATTGAAAGAATTTGTGTTTTGTATAGTTACACTTCCGTTTGCCTTGTTTTTCGCGATCCGTTTTTACAACTTGCAATTTAAGCggaaattaattgttaaactTGTTCAGGAGGCAcattatttttgcatgaagCTTCGCAGTGAAAAAAGACTCGTGGAAATTGCTTTATTTGGCAAGTATGCGGAATATTTGAAGCTTATTGCAATTGCGACAAATTTGTTAGTACTGGTAGCTGGCTCAGGCTCTCTTATACTCCCTTTTTTGATGTATCCCTTTTTACAAGAACTGATTCTGCCATTTGGATTTGTCATTCCGGGCATGGACTACACACAAGGAGTCGGTTTCGTTGCGAGCTATTTGTATCAAATATTCGAAGTTCTACTGGTTGTCACTTTTGCCTTTTTGCCaatgtttcactttttaactTTCTATGTACTTTTTGGATGCTTTCATCTTGATTGTCAGATGATACGATTGCGAGATTTCAACGACAAATTAACGGAAATCAATTTCCAAACGAAACCCATTGATCGGATTCATGACTTGAAAAAGTTGATCAAAATGCATCAAACGTTCAAAGAGTTTATCGGAAACGTTGACGTAATATTTGCCGTACAAAACTTACTGGATCTCTTGAGTATTAGCTTTCAAAGTATCACAATTCTCTTTTTCTGTACAACAGAGTTTTGGGCGCAGGGATATGGAATTGTCTTTGCCATCGTTACGCCAGTTTTCATGACGTGCGCCTACGGAGTCGTTCTCGAGACAAAGGGAAATAAGCTGGTAGAGAGCATTTATGAGTTGAATTGGCATTTGTTACGCGTTACAGAACGCAGACTAATCGTGCTTTATTTGGTTGGAACACAAAAGATGAAGTACTTTTCTTTTGGCAGCTATTTGCCGGtaaattttgatacttttgcAAAG ACAATGAAATTTTGCGCTAAtgtgttgatttttcttgtgAAACGACAATCCTTACATAATTCaggaaattga
- the LOC134835464 gene encoding odorant receptor 43a-like, whose product MGDIYVPYFDFRKNILEQQLKYIGLNIFDPEFKFNLLTAFYWLDISIFTIISIIDLHFFFGQLKEFVFCIVTLPYVVFFVPRFYNLQFKRKLIKDLFDVVHKNCIDFHADEWKEKQLFGKYVVWIKKIAVLTNIMVGNVGITCFFLPVFIYYLSGEKTLPFGFILPGIDYQSGAGYFINYAYHALQIVMVSTAYLPMFHLLTFYVCMACFQIDSLVIKLQKFNSKLKSIKDTCLPELESLVKSHQSFKLFLKNVDAVFATQNLLDLTCIGFQCVIILFYCTTEFWATGYALVMQAVTPLFIQCLYGVVIQLKGERLAQEIYELNWYSMNVPERKVLLVYLMGAQNIQMLTFAKYLPVNLETFAQATKGCYSVLMFLVNRQT is encoded by the exons ATGGGTGACATTTATGTGCCTTACTTTGATTTCCGAAAGAATATTTTGGAGCagcaattaaaatatattggattgaatatttttgatccgGAGTTCAAGTTCAACTTATTGACAGCCTTTTACTGGCTcgatatttctatttttaccaTCATCAGTATCATTGACTTGCATTTTTTCTTTGGACAATTAAAAGAATTCGTTTTTTGCATCGTAACATTGCCTTATGTAGTGTTTTTCGTACCCAGATTCTATAATTTGCAATTCAAGAGAAAGTTGATAAAAGATCTCTTTGACgttgttcataaaaattgcataGATTTTCATGCAGATGAGTGGAAAGAGAAACAATTGTTCGGAAAATATGTCGTTTGGATCAAGAAAATTGCCGTTTTAACAAACATCATGGTCGGAAATGTTGGAATTACTTGTTTCTTCTTGCCtgtttttatttactatttatCCGGCGAAAAAACATTGCCTTTTGGTTTCATCCTCCCCGGAATTGATTACCAATCGGGAGCTGGTTATTTCATCAACTATGCCTATCATGCATTGCAAATTGTTATGGTGTCGACAGCATATTTGCCAATGTTTCATCTCCTAACGTTCTACGTTTGCATGGCTTGTTTCCAAATTGACTCGTTAGTCATCAAgttgcaaaaattcaattcaaaattgaaatccatcaaGGACACTTGTTTGCCCGAATTGGAAAGTTTGGTAAAATCTCATCAAAGTTTCaaacttttcttgaaaaatgtcGATGCAGTTTTCGCTACGCAGAATTTGCTGGATTTGACGTGTATCGGATTTCAGTGCGTCATCATTTTGTTCTATTGTACCACGGAGTTCTGGGCAACGGGTTATGCTTTGGTAATGCAAGCGGTAACGCCTTTGTTTATTCAATGCTTGTATGGCGTTGTGATTCAGCTAAAAGGAGAACGGCTTGCGCAGGAAATTTACGAACTGAATTGGTATTCAATGAATGTTCCTGAAAGGAAAGTGTTGCTGGTTTATCTTATGGGCgctcaaaatattcaaatgttgacctttgcaaaatatttacctgTGAACTTGGAGACGTTTGCTCAG gCAACCAAAGGCTGTTACAGTGTACTGATGTTTCTTGTGAATCGACAAACCTAa